The following are from one region of the Nicotiana tabacum cultivar K326 chromosome 3, ASM71507v2, whole genome shotgun sequence genome:
- the LOC107829398 gene encoding rust resistance kinase Lr10-like translates to MVTLLDLEIGKEKKHTRQMFNHLFAILFIVIFLQTCNARKSKHYCVPSACGHIHNISFPFRLNTDPQYCGFPLYELACESNQTIISKTIISKKWYVQAINYGNNTIHLVDPSLQTQDMCSLIPLHLTFDQYNTNIFHSYYYPDGVTEPIFMFNCPFAINTTTSTFLEITGCKLSTHTYLKIGEMNASQVSDGCRVELVALTSWPNIKHNNNISLSDFHQAIIYGFELQYSLGERLGVTQRKWILWAVMLAQFFTMYLGARFVIGLPIIIVFLMFKFKRRHLSMYDMIEGFLQTQNNFMPIRYNYSHIKRMTRGFKEKLGEGGFGKVYKGKLRSGRDVAVKMLSKPKAGGGQDFMNEIATIGRIHHVNVVGLVGYCVETTERALVYDFMPNGSLDKYIASQEGSPVLSWQRKYEIVVGVARGIEYLHRGCDIRILHFDIKPHNILLDENFIPKISDFGLAKQYPTDNSIVTLTAARGTIGYVAPELISRSIGAISYKADVYSFGMLLMEMLDLKRNVVANEENSSQYFPSWIYDKFKRGKEIVVDEEANEDEKKISRKMTIVALWCIQTNPVQRPTMSEVIEMLEGEVEVLQLPPQPLQSQPIAPLFHQMESSITFSSDSMALLENAADKPVELDTYYD, encoded by the exons ATGGTTACTCTCTTGGACTTGgaaataggaaaagaaaagaagcacaCTAGACAAATGTTTAATCATCTTTTTGCAATATTATTCATCGTCATCTTTCTGCAAACATGCAATGCTAGGAAGAGCAAACACTATTGTGTCCCTTCTGCCTGTGGCCACATCCATAACATAAGCTTCCCTTTTCGCTTAAACACCGATCCACAATATTGCGGTTTTCCACTATATGAATTAGCTTGTGAAAGTAACCAAACCATTATATCCAAGACCATTATATCCAAGAAGTGGTATGTGCAAGCCATCAATTATGGTAACAACACAATTCACCTTGTAGATCCATCTTTACAAACACAAGATATGTGCTCTCTAATACCTCTTCATCTTACATTCGACCAATACAATACTAATATCTTTCACTCATATTATTATCCTGATGGAGTAACAGAGCCTATTTTCATGTTCAACTGTCCATTTGCTATAAACACGACCACCTCTACATTTCTGGAAATTACTGGCTGCAAATTAAGCACACACACTTACTTAAAGATTGGAGAAATGAATGCATCTCAAGTCAGTGATGGATGCAGAGTGGAACTTGTAGCGCTAACCTCTTGGCCTAACATTAAACATAACAACAACATTTCTCTTTCTGATTTTCATCAAGCAATCATCTATGGGTTTGAGCTTCAATATTCTCTGGGAGAAAGGCTTG GTGTTACTCAACGGAAATGGATTCTCT GGGCCGTGATGCTAGCTCAGTTTTTCACAA TGTATTTGGGAGCAAGATTTGTGATCGGCCTACCCATCATAATTGTATTTCTGATGTTCAAATTCAAAAGGAGGCATTTGTCCATGTATGATATGATTGAAGGCTTTCTGCAGACACAAAACAATTTCATGCCAATCAGATATAATTACTCCCACATAAAGAGAATGACCAGAGGGTTCAAAGAGAAATTAGGTGAGGGAGGTTTTGGCAAAGTATATAAAGGAAAACTTCGCAGTGGTAGGGATGTAGCAGTGAAAATGTTGAGCAAGCCTAAAGCTGGTGGCGGCCAAGATTTCATGAATGAAATAGCTACCATTGGAAGGATTCATCATGTGAATGTAGTTGGACTCGTGGGGTATTGTGTTGAGACAACAGAGCGCGCTCTTGTATACGATTTCATGCCCAATGGATCACTTGATAAGTACATCGCCAGTCAAGAAGGAAGCCCTGTGTTAAGTTGGCAGAGGAAGTATGAAATTGTTGTTGGAGTGGCTCGAGGAATTGAGTATTTGCATCGAGGCTGTGACATACGAATTTTGCACTTTGACATCAAGCCTCACAACATTCTTTTGGATGAGAATTTCATCCCAAAGATTTCTGACTTTGGACTTGCTAAACAATATCCAACGGATAATAGCATTGTGACTCTTACAGCTGCTCGTGGAACGATTGGATATGTAGCTCCAGAGTTGATCAGCAGAAGCATTGGAGCAATATCTTATAAAGCTGATGTTTACAGCTTTGGAATGCTACTAATGGAAATGTTGGACTTGAAGAGAAATGTAGTTGCAAATGAAGAAAACTCTAGCCAATATTTTCCATCTTGGATTTATGATAAGTTCAAAAGGGGGAAGGAAATTGTGGTGGATGAAGAAGCAAATGAAGATGAAAAGAAGATAAGTAGAAAGATGACTATAGTTGCGTTATGGTGCATACAAACAAATCCGGTACAGCGCCCTACAATGAGTGAAGTAATAGAAATGCTTGAAGGTGAAGTTGAAGTGTTACAACTACCTCCTCAGCCTCTTCAATCTCAACCAATTGCTCCATTGTTTCATCAGATGGAAAGTTCCATTACATTTTCGTCTGATTCAATGGCTTTGTTAGAAAATGCTGCTGATAAACCTGTTGAACTAGACACATATTATGATTGA
- the LOC107829397 gene encoding nibrin homolog isoform X1 — translation MVWGLFPVDPIPGEDKYYIFNKGTYKVGRKGCDVIVNKDKGVSRIHAEIIIDEMSSLDQSLKKPSDISSKVRIRDCSKYGTFLNKNLGLKEKVHEFPNRETMLKDGDLVSFGTGNATYRFSYVPFIFFICSTKHSKTKQLTTKVSSIGASITKKWSLDCSHVLVDDSFPLSEDLVDAIAARKPLVQYSWVELIAGKNICTDIPSCTSHAPNLMLEGVSVKVVDPQSRECCLKGYTFLLEPEAKYKFEGRLQSLLEVGGANVSSANMALEQNGDDRVVCVVPARSSSSKCFPNHSSLPWVSEVDLVSAVLSGYLDPSLITTPPVLITSSCSTDETVVADSDAETESMKSDHIAAAVCSVEALEYDSKATTSAHKLESVENYNEDKCSVQIVIPGDKGSKRDTSPSSTKPVKHGDATTHDPESGYIRRFGVKTDNTVAKKDKTDEPENGKLDIIYSQDLIVRDSIMSSPVSSINGGVTNFKRFRKTSAPSPNSFEIFIPFAKYPYQESEYKNEDVAESIKEEKKRKQMEAIAEDLFNSEKGRRRGTAGSLHGLFARK, via the exons ATGGTTTGGGGCCTTTTTCCTGTTGACCCAATTCCAG GTGAAGATAAGTACTATATCTTCAATAAAGGAACATATAAAGTGGGTCGAAAAG GATGTGATGTCATTGTCAACAAGGATAAAGGAGTTTCAAGGATCCATGCAGAAATTATAATAGATGAAATGAGTTCTTTGGATCAGTCATTGAAGAAACCCTCAGATATTTCATCTAAAGTACGTATAAGAGACTGCTCAAAGTATGGAACATTCCTCAACAAGAATCTGGGCTTGAAGGAGAAAGTTCATGAGTTTCCAAATAGAGAAACAATGCTTAAGGATGGGGATCTAGTTTCATTTGGAACTGGTAATGCAACTTACAG ATTCTCTTATGTGCCCTTCATATTTTTCATTTGCTCCACAAAGCATTCGAAGACAAAACAACTTACTACAAAGGTGTCATCAATAG GTGCCAGTATAACGAAAAAGTGGAGTTTGGACTGCTCACATGTGCTTGTAGATGACTCCTTTCCACTGAGTGAAGATCTGGTTGATGCTATTGCCGCTAGAAAACCCTTGGTTCAATATAGTTGGGTTGAG CTAATTGCAGGAAAAAATATTTGCACCGATATTCCAAGCTGCACATC TCATGCACCAAACTTGATGCTGGAAGGAGTGTCAGTCAAAGTGGTAGATCCTCAGTCTCGAGAGTGTTGTTTGAAAGGATATACGTTTTTGCTGGAACCAGAAGCTAAG TATAAATTTGAGGGCAGGTTGCAGTCCTTGTTGGAAGTTGGGGGTGCCAATGTTTCTTCTGCAAACATG GCCTTGGAGCAAAATGGAGATGACCGTGTGGTGTGTGTAGTTCCTGCAAGATCAAGCAGCTCTAAGTGTTTTCCTAACCATAGTTCTTTGCCTTGGGTGAGCGAGGTAGATCTGGTTTCTGCAGTTCTATCTGGATATCTGGATCCTTCTCTAATCACAACTCCACCAG TGCTCATTACATCTTCATGCTCCACGGATGAGACAGTGGTTGCAGATTCAGATGCAGAAACAGAAAGTATGAAATCAGATCACATTGCTGCTGCTGTCTGTTCAGTAGAAGCTCTAGAGTATGACAGCAAGGCAACAACTTCTGCACACAAACTAGAATCTGTTGAAAATTATAACGAAGATAAGTGTTCTGTCCAAATAGTTATACCTGGGGATAAGGGATCCAAGAGGGACACATCTCCCAGTTCAACAAAACCTGTTAAACATGGTGATGCTACCACTCATGACCCTGAAAGTGGTTACATCAGGCGCTTTGGAGTCAAAACTGATAATACAGTGGCAAAAAAAGATAAAACTGATGAGCCGGAAAATGGGAAGTTGGACATCATATATAGCCAAGATTTAATTGTTCGAGATTCTATCATGTCGTCACCAGTCTCTTCAATAAATGGTGGAGTTACAAATTTTAAGCGCTTCCGTAAG ACAAGTGCTCCATCTCCGAATAGCTTTGAAATCTTCATTCCGTTCGCCAAGTATCCATATCA AGAATCTGAGTATAAGAATGAAGATGTTGCTGAATCGattaaagaagagaaaaagagaaaacaaatggaAGCTATTGCCGAGGACCTATTTAACAGTGAAAAG GGAAGACGACGTGGTACAGCTGGTTCCCTGCATGGGTTGTTTGCTCGTAAATAA
- the LOC107829397 gene encoding nibrin homolog isoform X2: MVWGLFPVDPIPGCDVIVNKDKGVSRIHAEIIIDEMSSLDQSLKKPSDISSKVRIRDCSKYGTFLNKNLGLKEKVHEFPNRETMLKDGDLVSFGTGNATYRFSYVPFIFFICSTKHSKTKQLTTKVSSIGASITKKWSLDCSHVLVDDSFPLSEDLVDAIAARKPLVQYSWVELIAGKNICTDIPSCTSHAPNLMLEGVSVKVVDPQSRECCLKGYTFLLEPEAKYKFEGRLQSLLEVGGANVSSANMALEQNGDDRVVCVVPARSSSSKCFPNHSSLPWVSEVDLVSAVLSGYLDPSLITTPPVLITSSCSTDETVVADSDAETESMKSDHIAAAVCSVEALEYDSKATTSAHKLESVENYNEDKCSVQIVIPGDKGSKRDTSPSSTKPVKHGDATTHDPESGYIRRFGVKTDNTVAKKDKTDEPENGKLDIIYSQDLIVRDSIMSSPVSSINGGVTNFKRFRKTSAPSPNSFEIFIPFAKYPYQESEYKNEDVAESIKEEKKRKQMEAIAEDLFNSEKGRRRGTAGSLHGLFARK, encoded by the exons ATGGTTTGGGGCCTTTTTCCTGTTGACCCAATTCCAG GATGTGATGTCATTGTCAACAAGGATAAAGGAGTTTCAAGGATCCATGCAGAAATTATAATAGATGAAATGAGTTCTTTGGATCAGTCATTGAAGAAACCCTCAGATATTTCATCTAAAGTACGTATAAGAGACTGCTCAAAGTATGGAACATTCCTCAACAAGAATCTGGGCTTGAAGGAGAAAGTTCATGAGTTTCCAAATAGAGAAACAATGCTTAAGGATGGGGATCTAGTTTCATTTGGAACTGGTAATGCAACTTACAG ATTCTCTTATGTGCCCTTCATATTTTTCATTTGCTCCACAAAGCATTCGAAGACAAAACAACTTACTACAAAGGTGTCATCAATAG GTGCCAGTATAACGAAAAAGTGGAGTTTGGACTGCTCACATGTGCTTGTAGATGACTCCTTTCCACTGAGTGAAGATCTGGTTGATGCTATTGCCGCTAGAAAACCCTTGGTTCAATATAGTTGGGTTGAG CTAATTGCAGGAAAAAATATTTGCACCGATATTCCAAGCTGCACATC TCATGCACCAAACTTGATGCTGGAAGGAGTGTCAGTCAAAGTGGTAGATCCTCAGTCTCGAGAGTGTTGTTTGAAAGGATATACGTTTTTGCTGGAACCAGAAGCTAAG TATAAATTTGAGGGCAGGTTGCAGTCCTTGTTGGAAGTTGGGGGTGCCAATGTTTCTTCTGCAAACATG GCCTTGGAGCAAAATGGAGATGACCGTGTGGTGTGTGTAGTTCCTGCAAGATCAAGCAGCTCTAAGTGTTTTCCTAACCATAGTTCTTTGCCTTGGGTGAGCGAGGTAGATCTGGTTTCTGCAGTTCTATCTGGATATCTGGATCCTTCTCTAATCACAACTCCACCAG TGCTCATTACATCTTCATGCTCCACGGATGAGACAGTGGTTGCAGATTCAGATGCAGAAACAGAAAGTATGAAATCAGATCACATTGCTGCTGCTGTCTGTTCAGTAGAAGCTCTAGAGTATGACAGCAAGGCAACAACTTCTGCACACAAACTAGAATCTGTTGAAAATTATAACGAAGATAAGTGTTCTGTCCAAATAGTTATACCTGGGGATAAGGGATCCAAGAGGGACACATCTCCCAGTTCAACAAAACCTGTTAAACATGGTGATGCTACCACTCATGACCCTGAAAGTGGTTACATCAGGCGCTTTGGAGTCAAAACTGATAATACAGTGGCAAAAAAAGATAAAACTGATGAGCCGGAAAATGGGAAGTTGGACATCATATATAGCCAAGATTTAATTGTTCGAGATTCTATCATGTCGTCACCAGTCTCTTCAATAAATGGTGGAGTTACAAATTTTAAGCGCTTCCGTAAG ACAAGTGCTCCATCTCCGAATAGCTTTGAAATCTTCATTCCGTTCGCCAAGTATCCATATCA AGAATCTGAGTATAAGAATGAAGATGTTGCTGAATCGattaaagaagagaaaaagagaaaacaaatggaAGCTATTGCCGAGGACCTATTTAACAGTGAAAAG GGAAGACGACGTGGTACAGCTGGTTCCCTGCATGGGTTGTTTGCTCGTAAATAA